One Lepus europaeus isolate LE1 chromosome 7, mLepTim1.pri, whole genome shotgun sequence DNA segment encodes these proteins:
- the MTCH2 gene encoding mitochondrial carrier homolog 2 yields the protein MADAASQVLLGSGLTILSQPLMYVKVLIQVGYEPLPPTIGRNIFGRQVCQLPGLFCYAQHIASIDGRRGLFTGLTPRLCSGVLGTVVHGKVLQHYQEYDKVEDLGPGNAQKDVSSSFDRVIKETTREMIARSAATLITHPFHVITLRSMVQFIGRESKYCGLCDSIVTIYREEGILGFFAGLIPRLLGDIISLWLCNSLAYLVNTYALDSGVSTMNEMKSYSQAVTGFFASMLTYPFVLVSNLMAVNNCGLAGGCPPYSPIYTSWIDCWCMLQKEGNMSRGNSLFFRKVPFGKTYCCDLKMLM from the exons ATGGCGGACGCGGCCAGTCAGGTGCTCCTGGGCTCCGGTCTCACCATCCTGTCCCAGCCGCTCATGTACGTGAAAGTGCTCATCCAG GTCGGGTATGAGCCTCTTCCTCCAACAATAGGACGAAATATTTTTGGGCGGCAAGTATGTCAGCTTCCTGGTCTCTTTTGTTATG CTCAGCACATTGCCAGCATCGACGGGAGGCGTGGGTTGTTCACAGGCTTGACTCCAAGACTGTGTTCAGGAGTCCTTGGAACTGTGGTCCATGGTAAAGTTTTACAG CATTACCAGGAGTATGACAAGGTTGAG GACTTGGGACCTGGAAATGCACAGAAAGATGTCTCATCTTCCTTTGACCGAGTTATCAAAGAG ACAACTCGAGAGATGATCGCTCGATCTGCTGCTACCCTCATCACACATCCCTTCCACG TGATCACACTGAGATCTATGGTACAATTCATTGGCAGAGAATCCAAGTACTG TGGACTTTGTGACTCCATAGTAACCATCTATCGGGAAGAAGGCATCCTAGGATTTTTTGC GGGTCTTATTCCTCGCCTCCTGGGTGACATAATTTCTTTGTGGCTCTGTAACTCGCTGGCGTACCTCGTCAATACCTATGCACTGGACAGTGGG GTGTCTACCatgaatgaaatgaagagttactCCCAAGCTGTCACAGGA TTTTTTGCCAGTATGTTGACCTACCCCTTTGTGCTTGTGTCTAACCTTATGGCTGTCAACAACTGTGG GCTTGCTGGTGGATGCCCTCCTTACTCCCCAATATACACTTCTTGGATAGATTGCTGGTGCATGCTACAAAAAGAG ggaaacaTGAGCCGAGGAAATAGCTTGTTTTTCCGGAAGGTCCCCTTTGGGAAGACTTATTGTTGTGACCTGAAAATGTTAATGTGA